From the genome of Aspergillus fumigatus Af293 chromosome 1, whole genome shotgun sequence, one region includes:
- a CDS encoding GFA family protein: protein MATPTTATGGCFCGNVRIEYSGQPMTSGLCHCRDCRKLTGSLYSYNLVVKRTDLKITGSPKELPKIADSGRHIKNYFCGDCGTPLYGLRMNSDGVLDQTTILRAGIFDDIGVLNQRKPEAEIFTCGRVSWLSPVEGTDQFVGMVPLP from the exons ATGGCTACTCCGACTACCGCTACTGGCGGCTGTTTCTGCGGAAATGTCCGCATTGAATATAGCGGCCAACCCATGACGTCG GGACTCTGCCACTGCCGTGACTGCCGGAAGCTCACCGGCTCTCTCTACTCATACAATTTGGTCGTCAAACGGACCGACCTGAAAATAACCGGGAGCCCGAAAGAACTGCCCAAGATAGCGGACAGCGGAAGACATATCAAGAACTATTTCTGCGGAGATTGCG GCACACCGCTCTACGGGCTGAGAATGAATTCTGATGGCGTTCTTGATCAGACGACCATCCTCCGGGCTGGGATATTCGATGATATTGGTGTTCTGAATCAGAGGAAGCCTGAAGCGGAAATATTCACCTGCGGACGTGTAAGCTGGTTGAGTCCTGTGGAAGGGACTGATCAGTTTGTGGGCATGGTGCCTCTGCCATGA